Proteins from one Fragaria vesca subsp. vesca linkage group LG6, FraVesHawaii_1.0, whole genome shotgun sequence genomic window:
- the LOC101292531 gene encoding F-box/kelch-repeat protein At3g06240-like: MADFRKTKTAMAEHIPEDVMINVLERLPVKSLMRFICVSKRWRFIISDPQFAKSHYKLSCENQTIRRRFYLSNSNRFALDSLDFESPSPLLREVRIPFEQPGIKYWSLRCSCNGLVCAVVSVSTSAKYHLYIWNPSTGFLKRLPDPSFCVYSMSVSSGFFGIGYLSATDDYKIIKPGEMLSLRANVWKKIHSPLKDLYIPPEEGIRVNEALHWFYARTPSIAAFDLATEEFRTMPLPAALKHTYYAVLDCSVRLQASVGGCLCAFDFVMFGGSIDFWVMREYGVADSWAKLFKFNVPVPSENIYESERLVVSDTSITLERANVGFL, translated from the coding sequence ATGGCGGATTTCAGAAAAACAAAAACTGCAATGGCGGAACACATACCCGAAGATGTGATGATCAATGTTCTGGAAAGGTTACCGGTCAAATCCTTAATGCGGTTCATCTGCGTTTCAAAGCGCTGGCGTTTCATCATATCCGACCCACAATTCGCCAAATCCCATTACAAATTATCTTGTGAGAACCAAACCATCCGCCGCAGATTTTACCTCTCCAACTCCAACAGATTTGCACTTGATTCCCTAGATTTCGAGTCACCTTCGCCATTGTTGAGAGAGGTTAGAATCCCATTTGAGCAACCAGGTATCAAGTACTGGTCGTTGCGATGTTCCTGCAATGGTTTGGTATGTGCAGTAGTTTCTGTCTCCACCTCAGCAAAGTATCACTTGTATATTTGGAACCCATCAACTGGATTCCTTAAAAGATTACCTGATCCTTCGTTTTGTGTGTACTCCATGAGTGTCTCTTCAGGCTTCTTTGGTATTGGTTATTTGTCAGCCACCGACGACTACAAAATTATAAAACCCGGTGAGATGCTCTCACTGAGAGCTAACGTTTGGAAAAAGATCCATAGTCCTTTGAAGGATCTCTACATACCGCCAGAGGAGGGGATCCGTGTAAATGAGGCACTCCATTGGTTTTACGCACGCACTCCTTCTATTGCTGCTTTTGATCTGGCGACTGAGGAGTTCCGAACAATGCCACTGCCTGCTGCTTTAAAACACACGTATTATGCTGTGTTGGATTGTTCTGTACGTCTGCAAGCTTCTGTTGGAGGATGCCTCTGTGCATTTGATTTTGTTATGTTTGGTGGCTCTATCGACTTTTGGGTAATGAGAGAATATGGGGTGGCTGACTCCTGGGCCAAGCTCTTCAAGTTTAACGTCCCCGTTCCGTCTGAGAATATATACGAGTCCGAACGGCTGGTAGTTTCCGACACTAGTATAACTCTCGAGAGAGCGAATGTAGGGTTTTTGTGA